From a region of the Toxotes jaculatrix isolate fToxJac2 chromosome 7, fToxJac2.pri, whole genome shotgun sequence genome:
- the entr1 gene encoding endosome-associated-trafficking regulator 1 isoform X2 — protein MSGQRKSKTLIIADDEEAEAEELNPFSFREFLRWKNQDPDQEQDQEQDQEQEQIQGKSSCSQKLFRVESLTFDPEVQSCFFSEPSLAPQEEEGWGRSFQSGVDSTSSLCTEEEDEEEETRFSSKPEAQPRGGGGGGGENYEGDDETSMAEAATSCRRRSGRSSQIQQLKEENMLLRRTIRELQRRSDANERRVLELSEELLQRRRQEEKEAQDLESMVHSVEQNLHLMTKRAVKAESSVSKLKVELQQLQVEVESLRSENGSLKAAESQVVMTMRQNAQVASEYLSKTASHAHSSIRQLLGEAETLRLVSQLLQSIDKISSLDTES, from the exons ATGTCCGGACAGAGGAAGTCTAAGACCCTGATCATCGCAGACG ATGAGGAGGCGGAGGCTGAGGAGCTGAACCCGTTCTCCTTCAGAGAGTTTCTACGCTGGAAGAACCAGGATCCAGACCAGGAGCAGGACCAGGAGCAGGaccaggagcaggagcagataCAAGGCAAG tccagCTGCTCTCAGAAGCTATTTCGTGTCGAgtccttgacctttgaccctgaagTCCAGAGCTGTTTCTTCTCTGAGCCCTCTCTGGCACCACAG gaggaggaggggtgggggcggAGCTTCCAGTCAGGTGTAGACagcacctcctccctctgcacagaggaggaggatgaagaggaggagaccaG GTTCTCCTCCAAACCTGAAGCCCAGccgagaggaggaggaggaggaggaggagaaaactaTGAAGGAGATGATGAGACCTCCATGGCTGAAGCAGCCAcctcctgcaggaggaggagcgggagAAGCAGCCAGATACAGCAG tTGAAGGAGGAGAACATGTTGTTGAGGAGAACCATCAGGGAGTTGCAGAGGAGATCAGATGCTAATGAACGCAG GGTGCTGGAGCTCTCTGaggagctgctccagaggaggcgtcaggaggagaaggaggctcAGGATCTGGAGAGCATGGTTCACTCTGTGGAGCAGAACCTCCACCTGATGACG AAGCGAGCAGTGAAAGCAGAGAGCAGTGTTTCCAAACTGaaggtggagctgcagcagctgcag gtggaggtggagtctCTGCGGTCAGAGAACGGCAGTCTGAAGGCGGCGGAATCTCAGGTCGTCATGACGATGAGACAAAACGCACAGGTGGCATCAGAGTACCTGAGCAAGACGGCAAGCCACGCCCACTCCTCCATCCG tcaGCTGTTGGGGGAAGCAGAGACTCTGCGTTTGgtctctcagctgctgcagtccATCGACAAGATCTCCAGCCTCGACACAGAGTCCTGA
- the entr1 gene encoding endosome-associated-trafficking regulator 1 isoform X1 gives MSGQRKSKTLIIADDEEAEAEELNPFSFREFLRWKNQDPDQEQDQEQDQEQEQIQGKSSCSQKLFRVESLTFDPEVQSCFFSEPSLAPQEEEEEGWGRSFQSGVDSTSSLCTEEEDEEEETRFSSKPEAQPRGGGGGGGENYEGDDETSMAEAATSCRRRSGRSSQIQQLKEENMLLRRTIRELQRRSDANERRVLELSEELLQRRRQEEKEAQDLESMVHSVEQNLHLMTKRAVKAESSVSKLKVELQQLQVEVESLRSENGSLKAAESQVVMTMRQNAQVASEYLSKTASHAHSSIRQLLGEAETLRLVSQLLQSIDKISSLDTES, from the exons ATGTCCGGACAGAGGAAGTCTAAGACCCTGATCATCGCAGACG ATGAGGAGGCGGAGGCTGAGGAGCTGAACCCGTTCTCCTTCAGAGAGTTTCTACGCTGGAAGAACCAGGATCCAGACCAGGAGCAGGACCAGGAGCAGGaccaggagcaggagcagataCAAGGCAAG tccagCTGCTCTCAGAAGCTATTTCGTGTCGAgtccttgacctttgaccctgaagTCCAGAGCTGTTTCTTCTCTGAGCCCTCTCTGGCACCACAG gaggaggaggaggaggggtgggggcggAGCTTCCAGTCAGGTGTAGACagcacctcctccctctgcacagaggaggaggatgaagaggaggagaccaG GTTCTCCTCCAAACCTGAAGCCCAGccgagaggaggaggaggaggaggaggagaaaactaTGAAGGAGATGATGAGACCTCCATGGCTGAAGCAGCCAcctcctgcaggaggaggagcgggagAAGCAGCCAGATACAGCAG tTGAAGGAGGAGAACATGTTGTTGAGGAGAACCATCAGGGAGTTGCAGAGGAGATCAGATGCTAATGAACGCAG GGTGCTGGAGCTCTCTGaggagctgctccagaggaggcgtcaggaggagaaggaggctcAGGATCTGGAGAGCATGGTTCACTCTGTGGAGCAGAACCTCCACCTGATGACG AAGCGAGCAGTGAAAGCAGAGAGCAGTGTTTCCAAACTGaaggtggagctgcagcagctgcag gtggaggtggagtctCTGCGGTCAGAGAACGGCAGTCTGAAGGCGGCGGAATCTCAGGTCGTCATGACGATGAGACAAAACGCACAGGTGGCATCAGAGTACCTGAGCAAGACGGCAAGCCACGCCCACTCCTCCATCCG tcaGCTGTTGGGGGAAGCAGAGACTCTGCGTTTGgtctctcagctgctgcagtccATCGACAAGATCTCCAGCCTCGACACAGAGTCCTGA
- the entr1 gene encoding endosome-associated-trafficking regulator 1 isoform X3, whose translation MSGQRKSKTLIIADDEEAEAEELNPFSFREFLRWKNQDPDQEQDQEQDQEQEQIQGKEEEEEGWGRSFQSGVDSTSSLCTEEEDEEEETRFSSKPEAQPRGGGGGGGENYEGDDETSMAEAATSCRRRSGRSSQIQQLKEENMLLRRTIRELQRRSDANERRVLELSEELLQRRRQEEKEAQDLESMVHSVEQNLHLMTKRAVKAESSVSKLKVELQQLQVEVESLRSENGSLKAAESQVVMTMRQNAQVASEYLSKTASHAHSSIRQLLGEAETLRLVSQLLQSIDKISSLDTES comes from the exons ATGTCCGGACAGAGGAAGTCTAAGACCCTGATCATCGCAGACG ATGAGGAGGCGGAGGCTGAGGAGCTGAACCCGTTCTCCTTCAGAGAGTTTCTACGCTGGAAGAACCAGGATCCAGACCAGGAGCAGGACCAGGAGCAGGaccaggagcaggagcagataCAAGGCAAG gaggaggaggaggaggggtgggggcggAGCTTCCAGTCAGGTGTAGACagcacctcctccctctgcacagaggaggaggatgaagaggaggagaccaG GTTCTCCTCCAAACCTGAAGCCCAGccgagaggaggaggaggaggaggaggagaaaactaTGAAGGAGATGATGAGACCTCCATGGCTGAAGCAGCCAcctcctgcaggaggaggagcgggagAAGCAGCCAGATACAGCAG tTGAAGGAGGAGAACATGTTGTTGAGGAGAACCATCAGGGAGTTGCAGAGGAGATCAGATGCTAATGAACGCAG GGTGCTGGAGCTCTCTGaggagctgctccagaggaggcgtcaggaggagaaggaggctcAGGATCTGGAGAGCATGGTTCACTCTGTGGAGCAGAACCTCCACCTGATGACG AAGCGAGCAGTGAAAGCAGAGAGCAGTGTTTCCAAACTGaaggtggagctgcagcagctgcag gtggaggtggagtctCTGCGGTCAGAGAACGGCAGTCTGAAGGCGGCGGAATCTCAGGTCGTCATGACGATGAGACAAAACGCACAGGTGGCATCAGAGTACCTGAGCAAGACGGCAAGCCACGCCCACTCCTCCATCCG tcaGCTGTTGGGGGAAGCAGAGACTCTGCGTTTGgtctctcagctgctgcagtccATCGACAAGATCTCCAGCCTCGACACAGAGTCCTGA